In Aliidongia dinghuensis, the following proteins share a genomic window:
- a CDS encoding ATP-binding protein — protein MEAIASAAADTSAKLGNADVNFRNDAARLTELATALTKGGYPEAARGVVHRAAALFADGGNGIGPLWRGPVIEDLVRLGEHREAASLADVELQPQLKAILLGRLGVALAGAGDVGGAEEVLSRVQELPAAKDKGFLSQSSSTALALADVAGALAMSGQMQASIDLAEGFPDGLPKVMILSEAATAWCASGPGGTRDLRRGTELARRTADLALALLRTGSQASDRRWLAASAAEAFAECQGAEAARSFVRDPAIPTLPFDVLNATVDKLIDRGDVALARSLVPQDDTLTLDEWLAEERRLEKLGDRPAAIDAARKASEIAARSDAPPAGPSQRSRLHLVGRQAIGVLVELGAYDDAVQEMSTLGPRDREEVLLDIVADAAKRKDATAVQRFASLATGAAGAAEDAGASALARLAKTLAFAGYQPEATRAFSAWQRIWASPRREPPPDQAIELEAVMGDFAAAMAKTRSMGELVEERRDPAIAAAEERLRTAPDPQSKAKWEQFLADPRRAAKRSPVRVPSIRARTLGSIAVDMAALSGTSDAIRAEAELETDPDTCLAALRDQAFVAISAAQARSGGFQGALETALRVSDLDTRWQALLAAVTIAGGSQ, from the coding sequence ATGGAAGCCATCGCCTCTGCGGCTGCCGACACCTCGGCGAAATTGGGCAACGCGGACGTCAACTTTCGCAACGACGCGGCACGCCTGACCGAACTCGCCACTGCCCTGACGAAAGGCGGATATCCCGAAGCTGCACGAGGGGTAGTTCACCGCGCGGCCGCGCTGTTCGCCGATGGGGGAAACGGAATTGGGCCGCTCTGGCGAGGCCCGGTCATCGAAGACCTCGTGCGACTGGGAGAGCATCGCGAGGCGGCTTCACTCGCCGACGTGGAGCTTCAGCCGCAGCTGAAGGCGATCCTGCTCGGCAGGCTTGGCGTGGCGCTCGCAGGGGCCGGGGACGTCGGCGGCGCGGAAGAGGTTCTCTCCAGGGTCCAGGAGCTTCCTGCGGCGAAGGACAAGGGCTTCTTGTCGCAGTCGAGCTCCACCGCGCTTGCATTGGCCGACGTCGCCGGGGCGCTCGCGATGTCGGGCCAGATGCAAGCCTCGATCGATTTGGCAGAGGGATTCCCAGATGGGCTGCCGAAGGTCATGATCCTGTCCGAGGCGGCCACTGCCTGGTGCGCCAGCGGCCCTGGCGGAACGCGAGACTTGCGTCGCGGCACCGAACTGGCTCGGCGCACGGCGGACCTGGCATTGGCGCTACTTCGGACGGGAAGCCAAGCGTCCGACAGGCGTTGGCTGGCGGCGTCGGCCGCGGAGGCCTTCGCGGAATGCCAGGGCGCAGAGGCGGCGCGGTCGTTCGTCCGCGATCCGGCGATCCCGACCCTGCCCTTCGACGTTCTGAACGCGACCGTCGACAAGCTGATCGACAGAGGAGACGTTGCGCTCGCGAGATCTCTGGTTCCGCAGGACGACACCCTGACCTTGGATGAGTGGCTGGCCGAGGAAAGGCGCCTGGAGAAGCTTGGCGATCGCCCGGCGGCCATCGACGCGGCGCGCAAGGCGTCCGAGATCGCCGCGCGGTCCGATGCCCCGCCCGCCGGTCCGAGCCAGCGAAGTCGGCTGCATCTCGTCGGTCGCCAGGCCATCGGCGTCCTGGTCGAACTTGGCGCCTACGACGATGCTGTCCAGGAAATGTCGACGCTCGGCCCGCGCGACCGAGAAGAAGTCCTGCTGGACATCGTAGCCGACGCGGCCAAGCGGAAAGACGCGACGGCGGTCCAACGGTTCGCGTCCCTAGCGACCGGCGCCGCCGGTGCTGCGGAAGATGCGGGCGCCTCCGCCCTGGCCCGCCTCGCGAAAACGCTGGCGTTCGCGGGATACCAGCCGGAAGCGACCCGAGCCTTCAGTGCCTGGCAACGCATATGGGCGTCACCGAGGCGGGAGCCGCCGCCAGATCAAGCTATCGAGCTCGAGGCTGTCATGGGGGACTTCGCGGCAGCGATGGCGAAGACGCGGAGCATGGGCGAGTTGGTCGAGGAGCGGCGAGACCCAGCGATCGCAGCCGCCGAGGAGAGATTGAGGACGGCGCCGGATCCGCAAAGCAAGGCGAAGTGGGAACAGTTCTTGGCCGATCCCAGGCGCGCGGCCAAGAGGTCGCCCGTTCGAGTTCCGTCCATTCGTGCAAGGACGCTCGGTTCGATCGCTGTCGACATGGCCGCCCTGAGCGGGACATCAGACGCAATTCGGGCGGAAGCCGAACTGGAGACAGATCCCGACACCTGTCTTGCCGCCTTGCGTGACCAGGCCTTCGTGGCGATCTCCGCCGCACAAGCGAGGTCCGGGGGTTTCCAGGGGGCTCTCGAAACAGCGCTCCGGGTCAGCGATCTCGACACGAGATGGCAAGCACTGCTGGCTGCCGTGACAATCGCTGGCGGTTCCCAATGA